The Acidobacteriota bacterium genome contains the following window.
CAACAAACAAAGGAGAACAACACCATGTCAAGCTTTAACAAAATCACAGTCGTTGGCTATCTGGGCAGAGCCCCGGAACTGCGTTACACGCCGGATGGCACACCCGTTTCCAACTTCTCAGTTGCCACGACCGAGAGGCGCAAGGACAAGTCCGGTGAGCTTCAGGAAACCACCACATGGTTTCAAGTCGCCCTCTTCGGACGCCGTGCCGAGGTTGCGAATGAGTACCTGTCAAAGGGCAGCCATGTTTGGCTCGAAGGTCCGCTGACCCTGAATCAGTGGACCGACCGGGAAGGCGCAGCCCGCGTCAACCTGGAAGTCAGAGCCTCTGACATCAAATTCCTGTCTCCCTCAGCCGAGAAAGCCACAGCCGCAGCCGCCGCAGCGGAAGTGACCAGCGAGGAGCAGGACGTTTCGTTCTAGCGGCAATCCGTGGGCCAGTGTCGGGCACAGCGCTCGGCTCTGGCCCAAATTTTTCGCGGGTCCGCTTCTAGCGTACGCGGACCCGCGAGGCTCACGCCGGTCCGACAACGAGAACTAACTCAGCGACGCGCTGAGCCGTGCGTTGCTGAGATTGAGCCGACGAGTAGTGCGGCTGGGAGCAAGAATCATGAGTGACATAGTTGCTGAACTAGAGCATCGCTACGCTGGTCGAAGAGGGCTGCCATCTTCCGAAGTAGCCGAGGCCTCAGTAATGCTCGATCTCTTTCAAGGCCTTGGTGTCCAATGTTTCTCTCTCACGTTCACTGACGACACTGGACGCAAGGTAGCTTTCAGGCGGAATAGGTCCGTTGAATCACTGCGCAGTGAATTGCCGTGTTTATTATTCACCTCCTGCCAGAAGCGGCTGAACGTGATTGTGCGGCCGATTGCTGCACGCCCTCTATCGCTCATACAGCTTGATGATCTGAGCGCTTCCCAGCTTGATCGAGTGCGCGCGTTCTCTTTTCTCGTACTGGAGACGAGTCCAGAGAACTTCCAAGCTTGGGTAGCCGTCACTGACGCCAGTCACCAGACGATCCGCAGAGTTAAGAAAGCAGCAGGAGCCGACCTCAACGCGAGCGGGGCGACTAGGCTCGCTGGATCATACAACTTCAAATCAAAATACGCGCCCAACTATCCGCGCGTGCGGCTTCACTCCATTGCACCTCTGCACGCTGTCACAGTCGGCGAGCTTGATCGCGCTGGCTTAGTCGCACCCGAGGAGCACACGCCTCGCGCGCCGCGCCATGCTCCCAGCTATCGGCGCAGACATCGGTTGCTGGTGTGGCCCAGCTACGCACGCTGTCTGGCTGATGCGCTTGGAGCAAAGAATCATGAGGGCAAAGACCGCAGCGCGGCAGATTTCAACTTCTGCCTCATCTCTATAGATCGAGGCTGGTCTGTTGAAGCTACCGCAAACCAACTTATGGCTGAGAGCGAGAAGGCGAAGTCAACCGGATACAACTACGCGCTCTTCACTGCCAAGCGAGCTGCTTCCGTGGTTAGTAGCAACCGTCGTTGAATACATCTCGCATCGCGACATTGTCGAAGATTGAGACTTTGAAGATTGGAGAAGGACTATCATGAAAAGCTGGAGAGTAACCGCCACGTTCCCGGAGTTGCCGGCGGCTCACGCAGTACAGGAGGCGCGCGGTGAAGGTTCAAGTCTATCAGTTGCCATCAAGCGCGCACTCGATGCGATTCTGCGCGAGCCTCACGTGAAAGGCCGTCGAATCTTGACGGTGAAACTTTTCGTGAGGGCTGAACAGCGTGACGACGAACTGCCGTGAGGTGCTAAGCGTGACCAACGCTGAACGGGAAAGTGTGTTTTACTTTGCGTAGCGAGTCGGCGTTACGATATATACTAATCCTCCTACAATGGTACTCGGGGGCTCGGCACTTGGCTAGCAGGGAACAGATCAAAGCACTACTCAAGTCGCACATTGATGGCGACGATACACAATTCTTTGCAGTCGCTATGCAGGTCGCGGCGCACGAGGCGCAATTAGGGCACGGCAAAATAGCACAAGAGCTCCGTGAGATGATTGACGCGGCAAAGCTGAAACGAAAAGGTCACAGTGCGGGCCGACCGGTTCCGATCGCTCAGCCACGCGGAGAACTTTCGAGCCTACTTTCAGTCTTCTATCCTAAATCGAGATCGGCCGATCTCATCGTTGATGCGCCAGTTCACGCCCGGCTCAGTAGGTTAATAAAAGAGCACCGACACATCTCAAAACTACGTTCCCACGGACTAACGCCACGAAGGAAGCTTTTACTTGTGGGCCCACC
Protein-coding sequences here:
- a CDS encoding DNA-primase RepB domain-containing protein, giving the protein MSDIVAELEHRYAGRRGLPSSEVAEASVMLDLFQGLGVQCFSLTFTDDTGRKVAFRRNRSVESLRSELPCLLFTSCQKRLNVIVRPIAARPLSLIQLDDLSASQLDRVRAFSFLVLETSPENFQAWVAVTDASHQTIRRVKKAAGADLNASGATRLAGSYNFKSKYAPNYPRVRLHSIAPLHAVTVGELDRAGLVAPEEHTPRAPRHAPSYRRRHRLLVWPSYARCLADALGAKNHEGKDRSAADFNFCLISIDRGWSVEATANQLMAESEKAKSTGYNYALFTAKRAASVVSSNRR
- the ssb gene encoding single-stranded DNA-binding protein, which encodes MSSFNKITVVGYLGRAPELRYTPDGTPVSNFSVATTERRKDKSGELQETTTWFQVALFGRRAEVANEYLSKGSHVWLEGPLTLNQWTDREGAARVNLEVRASDIKFLSPSAEKATAAAAAAEVTSEEQDVSF